Below is a window of Ananas comosus cultivar F153 linkage group 9, ASM154086v1, whole genome shotgun sequence DNA.
AATCTCTTGCTCACTTAATCAGAATCAGAAACCAAATTATTATAACTTCGATTAGACAAACTGTTTGACCAAtcttcttctgctgctgctgcttctgctgctgcagCACAGCAGCAGCTGCATCTGCATCTGCTGCACACACAATTGAAGGACTGTGTTGCCGGGTCACAATCTCGAGTCACTTCGTCCCGTCTCCGTatagcaaaaaaatatttaacgcGTACCACCGTAGCAGCAGCAGATCTATCTGGCGGAGTATCTAGGACCTCCCATTGTATGTATATCAtcttaaaaaaatgttaataatCATGTCCAAATCATTTCAAATGTtgttaaaatacaaattcataGAGTCAGACCCCATTTTGGTATATTTgcagcttttttttaaaaaaaaaaattatataagatagTGTAGCAGAGATTAATAGATTACTaggaaaaaagcaaaatttgaaggtaatttttgttttttgcttgCAAAATTGCTCCAATGATACTGAGAATGATGTCCTAGATTCTGATTTTGCGGCTTCTATTTCTCATATTTTAGAGATGCAGTGTAGGAGATTTACttatacaccgggtgcaggtGCAGGAAACAGGTTCTCCTCTTCCCCTCTCGTGGACCGAACCGAATCTATGTATACGGATGTGTAAATCTGAAATTCGGGCGCGAACGCAGCGCCGTGCCGCCACGTCAGCAGATGCCGACGGCCGAATTTTGACCCGTGACAGCTGGCAGAATCTAGCCGAAGGATCTTGTCGGGCCTGATCCCTCCCGCCACGTACACAGCTCGAAATTCCACTTTTGCCCCCGTCGTTCGCCACAAATTACCGTCCTTGCCATTCACGGCTCACGGGTTGCGAACTTGCGAAAGCCGCGGAAGTGGAGGAACCGCTGCGCGATACGAAATTCGCTCTCTCgacctggtccaccacgtcagccgTGGACCGGACAAGTGTaatatttcttaattaatttttaattaactgtGGGCTTTTGTAGCCCACTTAATATACACACAAGTGGGTTAAGGCTCAAGTGGGCTTACGTTATGAAAAGGGCCCAAATTCTTTATAAGTGTTCATTTCAAAGCCCATGTTGAGACACCATTACATACAAGTTATCTACTTTTGTTCATCTTGTTTAGCAAGTgttatcattttatattatcACCTTATTTAGATGAGGATGTTGATTTCTtcaagaaatgtgaatcaattgaTAGTTGGATGTTTTTTTTGGCGGGGGAAGGAacttgtatttaattttaattcttaaaaaaccgaccgtccctagagcaagtggcaaagaacttagtggttggtaccagagacccaagttcaaatcctagttgattcatatttctagctaagtttatttctaaatgaaataaacgaagcggatagcatgctacgtatctctcaaaaaaaaaaaaaaaaaatcttaaaaagttGAGATTTCTCAACCTGCTACACATAAAAAGAAGTATTTAATTACTTAATAAGATGGTGGCGAAAGGGTAAAATTGAGCATATGTTTTCTCCATATTCATTGAGTAACATATGCAACTAGACCAACTATAACCCAACTTCATTTTTTGCAAGTGTTGCCTGTATCAAACGCTAATGatctttttataaaaattttccaGCAACTTTTCAGTGGAGGACGAGTGAGTTTTTACATTTTAGTTATCAAATCTCCGACCAGTAAGTTGAGAAGTCAGGCTGAATAAGCTGTTCATGAGAATCTCTTTGTAACAATCTGCAGTTATTCCATTTCATGATATGAAAAGACGAAAAGTACGTAAAACCTCTAACATCCTTATCACAGGTTCTCTGCggaaaaaaaagtattattaaCTTCATCTGAGCACACACCTCATTTGAATGAGACATCACAGCTGGAAACTAGGGTGAATGATCCACAATCACCTGATTGGAAAAAGAAGATGAGTGATCTCTCCTTTATGTAATCTAAACTGTAACATGCAATGATCCAGGAAACATCCTATTAAGCAATGGACTGTCCCCCAGTAAGTTACAGCTCATCTCAGGAAAACAAATTGAGGACAAAAGATGGAAAAAGAGTGCAATTATTTGGTATGGTCACCAATAATGCATTGTAGCCAGATGCTTGTTTAAGTGATAATTACTTGTACTAAAACATGAGAACACACAGCTGGGGACAAATTTGATTTGACTAATAAAGAGAGATTCCCAAATGGCACTATTTGTCCTTTGTTTTATTCTCTGTAACACCCATAGATTTTCTATTTTGtaggaaataaaaaagaagccATGTTGAGAATCTTCCTTTGTTCCAGGTTATATCCTGGGATGGTTGAGAATAGAAGAAATTGAATAAGGCATTTCCATTGGTACATATAGAATTCATATTTAGAAAAAACTAAATGCAGCAAATCAAGTTCTCTATAACTGTGAAGTTCAAGGATTCTGATAGTTTGAGACATTGTGAGATCCtttgtaaattttcaaattcccaCATGCAATTGTAGCTACCAAAGACCAGTAAAATTGTATTGAAGTGTTCAAGTAAAAGAACCATCTGAGAATACAAAATTTTCTTACAAAAGAATGAGAGATCTTAAAGAATTGAAGCACCTAACAGGCTTTAGAGAGCTGAGTTATCTACACCTCCAAAGAAGAGGAACACtcctttttaatttaattaaataaagagCCCCATAGGACGGATAAAATGCAATGGAAATGGAGCATCAAATTAGGCCGCCTTTTCCTAGAGAAAGAGTATTCCTTCATGAACTCCTCCAACCCTTTGTCACTCAACCTGCTCGCCGATCAAATCGAGGCCGACCAACAAGAACGAGATCCCTTGAAACAGTAAGAAGTAAAAGTGAATCCCTTGTGCGGAGAGAAGGCTCCGAGCAGCGGCGGTTAGTAGGAGAAATGCGAGCGCCAACTCCTTCCTGTAAATCCTGTtgtgcttcttcttcttactGGCCTTGTTGGGAAGGGACTGCTCCTTAGCTATCGAGTCTAAATTAGGGGCCGACCCGCCTCTCTGTTGAACAGCAGGGGTGGCCTCTTTGTGGACCAAGGAAATTAGGTCGCCCTCGGATGAACGACCAGATTTCTTGGTCACAACCCATTCATAGGCGCTACCGAGCTGGAAGAGGCCAGAGATCATGGCATTGAACTTGGTGACGGACATGGTGTTCTCGAAGAGAAGGTAGGGGACGATGAATGGGAAGGAGCGGGGCGCCGGGAGGATGTTGAGGAAGGACATGGTGGCGGGGACATAGCAGACGACCCAGGCAGGGAGCTCGGCCTCGGGAACGAACATGGTCATGGGGAGGATGATGCAGAAGAGCGTGAAGGAGTAGAAGGGTAGGATGAGTTTgcgaaggaggaagaagaggaatatTAGGTTGGCCTTCTTCCAGAATTCGATCTGCAACGTAGTTTCACAGATATTAGAATGAATGAAGTCCATTTCTGTAGCTCTAAAATTTCTCAAAATGgcaattatgaaaaataattgcGATGAAAATGAATCATTGCTAAGCAAGTCAATTTCCACTACTACtttggaggatttttttttttttttttttttcagatcaTTTAAGTCAGCTTCATGCTAGCTTCTAGAATACTATGCTATGTTGATGCATACCGCTATTTGTTTAGACATCAAAATTTTAGTGTATTGAACACAAACCAATGTGTATATACATTGGGAATCTGCATTTCATCAAAAGCAAGGTAAAACATTCATTCTTAATGCTATATCAAACAAGTTCTGTAACGTATCAAACTTTCATGCGATTCATTCCACGCCGATGTTTTCTGTTATCTAAATGAGCTGCAAAGAAAGCTGTAATATAAATTAGACATGCTATGTTGTGCACAAGGGAGTGCCGTTCTTTCTCGTTTTAAGTTATCGCCAATGGTGAGTATAATCTAAGACACCAACATGAATAGGATAGAATTCTGGAGCATACCTTGGATCTGATAATGTCAGGCAAGCAGAGCCTGAACAACTGCATTGGACCCGAATGCCACCGATGCTGCTGCTTCCTGTACGCCTCGTACGACTCCGGCAATTCACATTGGCACTGCAAATTTTTTGCAAAATTCTCAAATCAATTCCTAGAACTCACGTAATCAAGCGAAATAAACAATCGCAACAAAGAGGTCTCTCCTAGCACCTCTACATCGTTTAGAAAGACGAACTTCCACCCCTTAAGATGCGCTCGCACCGCAATGTCCATGTCCTCCACCGTCGTCCTCTCCATCCACCCTCCCGAATCCTCTAACGCCTTAATCCTCCACACTCCCGCCGTTCCGTTAAACCCAAAGAAGTTAATGAACACCCCATTCACCTGCTGCTCCACTTCAAAGTGGAAGCAAAGGTTTATATTTTGAAGCCGCGTTAAGAGGTTCTCGTCCTTGTTCACAAACGACCACCTCGCCTGCACCAACCCCACCTCTTCATTGTCCTGCAGAGCCCTAATAGCCATTAGAAAACGTCGAAGATA
It encodes the following:
- the LOC109715537 gene encoding probable xyloglucan glycosyltransferase 9 isoform X2 is translated as MAPSFGWWGSKEAAHRGTPVVVKMENPNWSIAARPPRAAARKGGRGKNAKQITWVLLLKAHRAAGCLTGLASAVRRRVAAGRTDSDAGSAAPEESPVLRSRFYSFIRAFLVLSLLLLLVEVAAYFEGWHLAAPDLHGLFDSIYSRWVSFRAAYLAPPLQFLADACVVLFLVQSLDRLILCVGCFWIHFKKIKPVPKQPLLPQDLESGAGSAHFPMVLVQIPMCNEREVYQQSIAAVCNLDWPRSNFLVQVLDDSDDPETQALIKEEVEKWQQSGAQIVYRHRVIREGYKAGNLKSAMSCGYVEDYEFVAIFDADFQPAPDFLKRTIPHFKDNEEVGLVQARWSFVNKDENLLTRLQNINLCFHFEVEQQVNGVFINFFGFNGTAGVWRIKALEDSGGWMERTTVEDMDIAVRAHLKGWKFVFLNDVECQCELPESYEAYRKQQHRWHSGPMQLFRLCLPDIIRSKIEFWKKANLIFLFFLLRKLILPFYSFTLFCIILPMTMFVPEAELPAWVVCYVPATMSFLNILPAPRSFPFIVPYLLFENTMSVTKFNAMISGLFQLGSAYEWVVTKKSGRSSEGDLISLVHKEATPAVQQRGGSAPNLDSIAKEQSLPNKASKKKKHNRIYRKELALAFLLLTAAARSLLSAQGIHFYFLLFQGISFLLVGLDLIGEQVE